The Haemorhous mexicanus isolate bHaeMex1 chromosome 5, bHaeMex1.pri, whole genome shotgun sequence genome contains a region encoding:
- the LOC132328164 gene encoding anoctamin-4-like, whose amino-acid sequence MTPEEGKVAKDVNIFFDELEGVNSPSKDDDSLLHHGNLTSTSDDASRLEVVGEEVPDKNKTSGLYFRDGKCRIDYILVYRKSNPQTEKREVFERNIRAEGLQMEKEVRAIP is encoded by the exons ATGACCCCTGAAGAAGGGAAAG taGCTAAGGATGTCAACATTTTTTTTGATGAGTTAGAAGGTGTGAACAGCCCTTCCAAAGATGATGATTCCCTGCTTCACCATGGTAACTTGACCAGTACTTCTGATGATGCCAGCAGGCTGGAAGTTGTGGGAGAG GAAGTACCTGATAAGAACAAAACCAGTGGACTATATTTTAGAGATGGGAAATGTCGCATTGACTACATCCTTGTGTATAGAAAATCTAATCCACAGACAGAGAAGAGGGAAGTATTTGAGAGAAATATCAGAGCAGAAGGACTTCAGATGGAAAAAGAAGTAAGAGCTATTCCTTAA